The Mus caroli chromosome 15, CAROLI_EIJ_v1.1, whole genome shotgun sequence DNA segment AGTGATCCTTGTGCCTGGCTCTCTGAAGTCTTAAAGGTTTCTGTGAGCTCACTCACAGGCTAGGAACTCCTTCCCCATATCCAACTAGAGCAGTGGTTGTCAACTTCCTAACTCGGTGATGCTTTAATCCAGTTCCTTATGTtatggtaacccccaaccataaaattatttttgtttctacttcataactgtaactttgctactgttcgGAATGTTGATGTAAATAGCTGTATCTGCCAATGGTCTCAGGTGACCCTGGTAAAAGGGTTGTTTcacccccaaaggggtcgagacccacaggttgagaactgctgaacGAGAGTAAATAAATGCAGATGATCAAGAACTTTCTCTTCACCCTCCTAACTTGACTGCCATCTCCTCTTAGTCTCTGCTTGTTCTCATCCGAGTGCCTCAGGTCCTCAAAGTTACTCTTATTCACTTCTtgcctctcctgccccacccccaccccccaccccagaagaTCCAGTGGCTCACGGTGTTTTTTAAGGTCCTGTGGCCCCTTGGGATTAGAACTTTGCAAGATGGAGAAAGTAAAGACTTCCCACCAAGCTCCTCTGAagcccctccctctgtccccagtGCCACCTGCCACTGATAATGCCACAAAGGATTATTTTTCCTAGTGGCTTTTTCGCCAAATTAATTTTACTGGGTAATTTCTCCCCACCGCTTGTTAAGtcgttgtgttttgttttttggttttgtgttttttttttaacagagttcATGGTGTGTGCTCATTAGTGTGCTGTATTTATTGATAGCTGTTGAGTGCTTTTAGCTCACACCAGGTGTTCATGGATTAGCTAACAAATGGGCACCCTGGTGGGTATTTCCCTGACTTAAAAGCAGAGAGTGGTCATTCCTCCACAGGGAACCATTATTACAACTATAATAAAAGTACAAGCCTCATACATAGAAATGAGAGCAAGTAGAATAGGAATAATGAAATGAATATACTGTTCCctaagtgggtttttttgttttttgttttttgttttttttttggctacTTGTACTCATGTGCAgttattattacattttcttaGTTGCATTGTAGACTAACAGCTCAAAATTTGTATCACTAAGAAGTATGTGCCATATTGGTCAAAGTAGATACAGATCTGAGTAAaatagcctatagctgggcaaggtggcttttaaaatatactcTGCACTCTTTTCCTATATTCTGAAGTGGCATACATTCTGGTTCGTCCTTTTCTTCTGACTTGATAGTATCCAGAAGTCCCTTAAAAGAACTACAACAAAACGCTGGTGTTTTTACTGTGCAGAAAACGCTTTAAATAAACCAGTGTCACCGTTGGTCATGAGAAAAGAACACCAGTCACTCTGGAAAGGCTTGAGTGCCTTTGTGACTTGCCTCAGCTGCTGATTGTCTCAGGAAAAAGAGACGCTATTGAACCCCTTATGACTTAAGCAAGAATACCTCTCATTTGGATGATCTATTCTGTGCCCAAAATCGGAAATAAAGGATGGTACTTAGATAAAGGAGGACACGccaacatattctctctctctctctccctccctccctctctctctctctctctctctctctctgtgtgtgtgtgtgtgtgtgtgtgtgtctgtctgtctgtctgtctgtctgtctcgttCAAGTATGTGATCAAACAGTGACTTTTAAACAGCACCCAATGAATTGTAAAGCTATGTAGAACTCTTCGGAGCATTGAACATTGTTCTACGCTCTTAGCACACTTTTCAGAGGTCCTCCAAAGGCAAGCAGGACAAAGGTTGATGGACAACCTCCTAGGTCTAGGACAAGTTGTGGAGCACCCACAAccccatccattttttttttttttttgtggcagtTGCCATGAGTGGTCCACTGAAGCAGTGAGCTGGAAATGGCTCAGATTTGacacaaaaaaacacatggaTAAAGTTGAGAGCTTTAAGAAAGTATCTGGCTTTTAAGTGCTAAGAGACTGACGTATCGGTGCATCCTCTAAGAAGCCCATGGGGCCAACTCTACCTCTACAGATAGAACGGGTTTGACAATGCCTGGACCTAGGGCACTTGCTGGTACAAATACAGGATCCtacatgtctttctgggtcttttcAGATAAGGGGTGGGATGTGACTTGGTTTAAGAGAAGATTAGCAAGgcttatttaaaatttcacaGACAGGTTCGGCTGAGCCAGAAGGTAAAGTGAAGAGGCCTTCTAGACCCCAGAACGCCTCCTGTGGGGCTTCGCAGTGTAGGGGGATGGGGGCCAATTGTGGTAGCTGAGCTGGATGCTGATCCCTGCATAGGTGGCAGCAAGCCAGTCCCTGCTTGCACTTTCAAGCCAAAGCTTAGACTGTCCACATCTTAGGGCTTCAGAGCTAGAGAGCCCCACAAGACAGCAAGTTGACCTCAGGAGGGCTAAGCCACTAGTCCAAGGTTACACGCTGGTCAGGGACTGACCTGGGCCTGGAATCTCAGGCTCTGTCTTCTCCAGCTCCACGGCAAGAGCCTGGTTGCTGGTGCCAGACTGAGTGCTAGCGGCTTCCGGACACGGGGCCTCTCTGTCTGAATCTGCCCCCACTGCTGGCTGCTGGCGTTCCGGTTGTGACTTGGGAATTGGCAGATCTGCCTCTGAGTGATATacaagaagaagaggggagagaggtgcCCCCAAAAGGCATGGCTTTTTCCTTCTCAGAGACTCATTGCTCTGTTCTGTGGCCCATGGTGGCCTAACTTTGAGATCTACTTAATGTACCTGAGTTCATACTGAATTTTTCCCATGGCAGGTGTATTTTCCTGGTACTGTTTCAAGTCTTAAAACTGGCATATCTTGCCCTTGTTTCTGTATTAGCCAACATCTTCCACCAGACTTAAAAAGCAGCATGGTAGTAGAAATTttcttagaaacaaaaaggcaGCATTCAGGACAAGACCTACACTTCTCTTAGAAACAAAACCAGCCACGTTTATGCTCACTATCCACTTGGTCTTAAGCAAACATGTTTCCTCTTAGCCGTGGCTTCTCGGTCTGTAAGAAAAGGTGCAGAGATGTGTAATCCCAAACTAACAATCATATCTACGGAGGGCGCATTCTTCAGCCATCGGAACAGGTCTTTAGTGTAGCAGAAGCAGCTCTCCCCAAAGGGGCTGCTGCTTCAGGAGATATGCGAGATGACAAAATGCTCCCCAAAGTCATGCAAACTCTGAATTGTAGAAATGAACGACGACGACAGGATAGAAGCAAAGGTAAAGGGGGACATTAGCATAGTATATTGCTGGCAGTGATATTGTCAGGTTTCAGCCTTACTCACTGCGAGACTCTAAGCCTCCTCTCCACCTCGATACATCATTACGTGCTTCAAGGAAGCTATTATTTAAGACATCTCTTAAGACAATACTGTAACATGAAGAGCTTTTAATGTAATAGTAGCTGTGGACTTCTTGTAATTGTCTTTCAAAATGAGTGAAAGAAAATTGCGCATGTGCCTTTCCAAAAGATACCAAATGACTTCAGTCTTAAGAACTTACACTGGTCCTAGGCTGAGGTCTACATAGAAATAAGCATTTGTGTATGAGAGCACACAGTAGGCCTATGCATGTGTGGAAGAGtgcatttctgtttctcagaCATAGCCTACGTAGAGATGTGGTTTCTTCCCTGTAGGAGAGGTAGGTTAGGAACTTCAGGTGGTACTGTCCTTCCCTGAGGGGTTTCTGTGTCCCCGGCCTATGGAGGCCTCTTGTGGGTATCTGCACACATTACCCAGCTTCTCAGTCCTCAAGCCAGGCACTCCTTACCTCCAGGCTCTGAGTTCTGCCGTATTTCTGAACTATACGGCCAGCTAGGCCTTGTGAGCTCAGCACATTTGTCCTTACTGCCCCAAAACCCAAGCTGGAGGCTGTGCAGTGCTGTAGGAAGGCAGGTCCTCCCACACAATGTGCCCTGCGCCTTCCATAGCAGACTTGGCAGGTCTCAGTTAGGCCTGGAAAATCTCTTCTTTCATAGAGACACTACAGTGCTAGAGtcagcccctccccctttcctggaACATCCCTAGCTGCAGAAACCCTCTGCCAGTCTCTGAGTCCCGTCACAAAGTGGGAAGGAGTCACGTGCCAATATGTTGTGGACAGCCTTCTGTTACCTCCCTCTCAGACACAGGCAGGAGATAGCTAAAAGTCTGGCTGAGATTGCCAGCCTTGTCAGCATGAAGAGGACACACAATTACCAATACAAACGTGATCTTTTGGTTAACATACAGTTGACctacagttttaaagaaaaatttaacattttagcCATTTAACCAAGATAACACTttgaattttgtaatttttttaattattattttttagcttAGTTACAAGGAATGTCCAGAGCTGTGACTACTGTTCTGGTAACAACTCAGTTGGCTTTACAAAATGGTGACTCCCCCAGCCCTTCGTTCTTGAGATGACATTACTATTTTTCTCCATAATCAAGGGAGGCATAGCCTTTGCAGTGAGCGGTTTGTTTCCAGAGTCATGCCCCAGTACAAGGTTTCATTTGTTTAAATAACACTGTTTATACAAAGGGCACATCAGagttaaaatatttgaaaccaAAAAATGCCAAAATATTTGGTTATACTCTGAAGGATGACTTAAAACAACTGAGAATTTTGATATCTCAAAACTTCAACTTTCAAGCAGAcgtatttttcaaaatatagtcCCCACGTGTATCAGGGAAATAAACAGGTTTTTTGATCTGCTTGCTTTCATTGTTCTATCTATTTgcatgactttttattttattttgtttttattggttgttCAAATTGTGGCCTTCTTTTGTGGTTTGCAAGTATTGTAACGTTAACATTAGTAGGGATCTCTGTATACCTGACATTATTCCGTAAACTCTTCATAGGGTAAGAGTGTGCTATACCATTAGACCAGACTATAGGACATAATATGAATGCAagcccctctttcctcccctcagcTTAGCAAAGTCCTAGAAGATTAAAGCAACTGTGGGTCCCTGAATTCAAGATGTGGTGTTACTTGCCTAGACAAGGCTAGACATTTCTGTGGAATTCTTTAGAACAGGCTGGGGAGGTTTACCCAGCACCCTTCTACAGAATCATATGGCTACTAACATCCCTTAAATGCTAAGCATGACAAAGGGAGCTTGTCTCTGCCAGTGAAAGTCAGTGACATAAAAAAACAGGAGTGAGGAATTGAGTTCTTTCATGGTTTGAAAATATAATGTCCTATCCTCATTTCTGACTATTAATTCTTAGGCCCACAATTTACATATGTAACATTTTCCATCTAAATGTATGttgtttgctcattttttaaGACTATGAAAGAAAAATGCCCTTCAGCTCAACAGTCCTGTAAAAGCCTGAACTTGGTGACTAAATCATATTCTCTTAGTAGCCATGTAAGGAGAGGTTTCTCATCAACAAGAGGAGTCCTAACCTCTACTCCTCAGTTCAACACATTGAACCAGTGTGTCCCAAGGTCAGAAcagccttttttgttttggtggtggtggtggtggtagtgttttgaaacaaagtttcacTATGGTTGGCccgaaactcactatgtagaccaggctggcctcaaactcacagaactcaacctgtctctgcctacagaggactggaattaaaggcacgtgcctctgtgtgtggctcatgtgtgtgtgtgtgtatgtgtgtgtgtgtgtgtgtgtgtgtgtgtgtgtgtgtgtgtgtgcgcattgTACTTTTAAGAAAGATTATACCAAAATTCATAGGAAGGTACAGAGGTTTTCCACACACCTTCTGCTTCCGTATACACAAGTCTCCTCTTTTATCAATATAAATTCCTATCGTGTGAGTGGTATTTGCTACAATCACTCAAAGTCCATAGGTTACACTGGAGTTTATTCTTGGGGTTGTACAAGATGTAGCTTTGAAACGGGTTATTATGGGATAGATTCAGGATGAACATGTAACCTTTTAGCCAAGGTTCTACCCTGGTTCTGTGGAAAGGCCAAGGggaatttaaaattaaactttttcaTAATGACATATAGCTATGTCCTAAATATAATATTTGCCCCATGCTAGATTTGGAACTCTTGATTTACTactactatcattattattattattattattattattattattactcagtGTTTATTCCAGATGCTAACCTAATTCAGCATCCCATGCTATATCTGCTGACCCCAGTCTATGACAAAGCTGTGCAGTACAAGGTCTGGAAAACAGGgagatttttaaagaagattgAAGATGTTAGAGCCAAATTATGTCACTGGGATTGGTTCAAATTGTGTCTCATGTAAATTCATTCGTTTCTGAAGCcagaaaacttaattttttgtAACgccaatgttttatttttaacttctgttGAACAGTTTGCAGTTTGTCCTCACTTTTGATTAATCTTCAGTTGGCTAGTAATCAATCTTAACTTTCCACCGTCCCAGGCTCCTAAGTTAATCAATCATCTACCTAGGAATTTTTAAATTGAGCCTGAGACCTCATAGTGTGAGTCCTTTGttaaacaaaatcttttaaaaaaaaaattaaagcaacgctatattttaattaatcacCTCAACGGTATCTATTTTAGAAGTTTGTACTTCTtataaatataagagaaaaatatcatataattaaacacacattcatttattttctcaccaatttctttgtgaaaaaacctttttaaaacaCAATCAGCTCATTTTAAAATCAGTCATTTTCCACACCATGGCAGAATAATTTAAGGATTTGTTGTCTCTTTACGAAAACTCCCTGACAGAAGTGCTATGAAAAAGTGGTTCTGAGGAGATGGGAGCCAGGCGCATGCTTCTGGTCCAGCCTCTGGAAATgtgtcccttctccctcttgaGGAAGTCATGGCTTAGAGGCCATTGCCTAGGATGTGAAGCTGTGGGGAGCGGGGAGTGTGGAAATGCTTCCCTACCTCTTAGGCCTCACATACCAatgctgctcctgcctccaccaatTCCTGAGATTTGGGTTATTTTAGACTCTAAATATTTTTAGACACTTAAAATTTAGAGCCTTTCATTTCATGAAGACAATTTCCCACAGAAGCCATACTTTCATCTTGAAAAACTAATTTTCTTTCCCCCTCTAAACACGACCCCCATCCCATTATCAAGGCCTCCAGATCCAGAGTCCCGCCCCAAGCACTTGCCTATGATCAATCAGCTCCCATCTCAGTGGATTtcaagctcaaggtcagcctgggcacaAAGCAAATGTAGGCCAGCCCAGACTACGCGgcaagaacctgtctcagaaaacacagGCAGTTCCTGTACCTTCTCACTGCTATCCTCCTAGAGACCATGGAGAAGAAATGACCAACAAAACCAGGGTGGTTAGCATGTAGGGGACCACAataggggtggaggaggagggcgTGGAGGGAGGGGTTAGAGACTTGAGACAttgcattttcaacaaaggggTCAGCAAGGGACATAACAAGCCATACTTACAGAAGATGTGGGAGAGGCTTAGAGTGCTGTGAAGAGCCATGGTCCAGACAGAGACAGCCCCACAGAGGCCTGTGTTTGAGCTGTACTCGTTAATCTGGGTGATTTAGGCCCTGAGGACACTTGGCCACATCTAGGGACACTTCCATTGTTTTGTTATTAGCATGGAGGGGTGGCATTATAGTTGGCTTTTCcgttgttgctgtgataaatgctgTGACTGAAAGCATCCTGGGGTGAGACGGCTTACTTCATCTTGTAGGTTATGCTCTAGCACCTAGAGAAGGCAAAGCAGGAATGAGAGGCAGACGATGAAGCGAAACCATGAAGGAACCCTACTTCCTGGTTTCCTTTCAGGCTTagcttcagcttcctttcttttatagTTCAGGCCCACCTGTATGGGGATACGTCCCACCTACAGGGTGTGTCTTCCTACATTAATcagtaaaaagaaaggaaggaaggaaggaaggaaggaaggaaggaaggaaggaaggaagaaagaaagaaagaaagaaagaaagaaagaaagaaagaaagaNNNNNNNNNNNNNNNNNNNNNNNNNNNNNNNNNNNNNNNNNNNNNNNNNNNNNNNaagaaaagagagagaaggaaggaagaaaacaaggaaagaaagaaagaaagaaagaaagaaagaaagaaagaaagaaagaaagaaagaaagaaagaaagaaagaaagaaagagaaaggaggaaggaaggaaggaaggaaggaaggaaggaaggaaggaccccACAAATatgtccacaggccagtctggtggaaGTAATTCTTCTAATTGAGGTCCCTTTTCTCCAAGTGTGCCACATTGGCCATCTACATGGTACTACTGGCATAGCCTGGACAGAGGCAAGAAACTCAGAACCAAGGCTGGGATGTGGCAGAAGCCAGGTCAGGTACAATCTTTCTGCCAGTCTAGGCTTTGGCTCTTATGTAAGGGAGCTGACAAGCGTTGGAGCATTCTGGACACATAGAGGACATGAGTCTAAGAGTTTACCACTGAGTGGAAAATAGAATCATGAGAGGCGAGGGGAGTGAGAAGATGCTCAGCTGGTAGTGTGTGCTGTGGAAGCATGGGTatttgagtttaatccccagtacaCATATAAACCCTGGGACAAGCAACACACCTGCACTCCTGGTGCTAGCaagagggggatgggaggatCCTTGTGTCTTGCTGGCCCAGACAGCATAGCCCAGTTAGTGAGTTCCAGTGTGTCCCAAAAATAAGATGGTGAGCAGCTGAGGAAGACACATGTGTTGACTTCTGGATTCCATGTATACCCTATACttgctcacacatgtacacagacatgtacacacatctcaaaaacaaaggtgAAAGTAGGTAAAGGAGATGGTTTGGGGGCCAGGTTAGGTTTTTAGGCAAGAGATAAAGGGGGGCTTACTTTAGTTCTGAAGCAGTTTATCCCTTACAGGAGCTAAGCATCCAATACTAAATTGCACACAACAGACAGTTTCCAGTCTTTCTTTATCATGTATCACACTgaaggtgtatgtgtatgtaaaatcTAGTAGCTGAGCTAGGCAGGTAacctagcaacacacacacactcagattcTTGCTGCATTTCAACAACTAAATGGGTTAGGTTTATGATAGTGTAATTTGAGATAGAATAGACACAATGTAATCTTTCTGAGCTTgccaaaaaccaaccagccaaccaaccaaccaaccaaccaaccactaaCTCTTTCTAACAATccttttgaagtttatttttctaaGGCACATACAACCCAAAACTACTGAATTGCATGAAATGGGACGAAATGACCATAAAAGCTTAATACCTGACTTCAGAaaggagtgggggatgggggctaGGTCTCCCCTCCCCTTGGTGTGTATTAAATCATCCCGATGGCTGTTTTCCCCTTAGTTAGTCATACAAAACAAATGCTGCAATACTCAGAATCTCAGAGAATTATAAACCTGTCTTCCCCAGAGGTTTCAGACATCTTGGTTCATATTCCCTCTGTGGGTACCCCTAGAACTCACAGCTCTTGTCCTGTTTGTAACCACACAGGGCAGCTGGAACATGGACTGGCTTTACTCCTAGACCCAGGACAGCATCTGTTCCCAACAGCCTCTCCTTTGTATTTAAATCATTCTACCCTTTCATTAGAACCACCATTTGCCATTCATTCATGTCAGTGAAACATAAATATAGtctagttttctgttttgggGATGGGTTTTAAAATAGAGTTGAGTTTTAGAGCTCTTTGTATATGCTGTTTGAATCTGGTCCTGCTCAGCCAGGTGGAGTCGGAGTAAACTTACAGAAAAATAGCAAAGCCAGGAGCTCTCACATCTCCGCAGCCTCTGAGAGCTGGTTTCTCAGTTTGCTATGATACCCACATACACCAGAATCCTGCAGCAACTTAATAAAATGCAGGCACCTTCATGCTCTCCAAACCAGGGCACCGAGGTGTCTAGGCACGGAAGTACATCTTAACCGCAATACAAGTCCCTGCATTTCACGGAGCATTTGAGAGTGTGTCCAAGTTGAGAGCTGTATCCAAGGCTATAAAACAAGACATTAGAAGTCAGCCTCTATGTGTTAAACCTGTCAGATGTTGTTCACATGAACAACTCACTCTTAGAGATTCATTTCCCACAGGGAACTGTGTCTTCGTTACCACGTCTCCTCTCTTTTGACAGCCATATTTTGCAAAGTGTTAGAGGGTACATTTTAGCCTTTGCTTCTAGAGGGCCACTGTGAACACTTAGTGTTTGTCAATGGATAATCATTTTGCCATGGGTCAGATTCTAGCGAGTTCCCGTGACTTAGAAGACTGCCCCAAATGATCATTGTTGTCTCACttgacatttctgttttgttggaCAGCCAATATGCCTGAAGATTATCCTGACCAGTTTGATGACGTCATGGATTTTATTCAAGCCACCATTAAAAGACTGAAAAGGTCACCAGATAAACAAGTGGCAGCGCTTCCTCGAAGAGAGAGGAATCGGCAGACTGCAGCTGCCAGCCCAGAGAATTCCAGAGGGAAAGGTcgcagaggccagagaggcaaAAATCGGGGGTGCGTTTTAACTGCGATACACTTAAATGTCACTGACTTGGGTTTGGGCTATGAAACCAAGGAGGAACTGATCTTTCGATATTGCAGCGGTTCCTGTGAATCAGCCGAGACAATGTATGACAAAATACTAAAAAACCTGTCTCGAAGTAGAAGGCTAACAAGTGACAAAGTAGGCCAGGCATGTTGCAGGCCGGTCGCCTTCGACGACGACCTGTCGTTTTTAGATGACAACCTGGTTTACCATATTCTAAGAAAGCATTCCGCTAAACGGTGTGGATGTATCTGACCCCGGCTCCAGAGACTGCTGTGTATTGCATTCCTGCTACAGTGCAAAGAAAGGGACCAAGGTTCCCAGGAAATGTTTGCCCAGAGCGGAAGATAAGGACCAAGatggcggaggcagaggcagaagaagagaaaaagaaggaggaaggtagCCATCGTGGGAGCCTGGTGGAAGAAGGCCCAGCTACAGAAAACTGGATAGGAGTGAGAACAGCCGTCTGAGCACTTCAGGGTGGCAGCTGATGTCACCAGAAGCTCAGGGCTGGTGTCCTTGCTTAGCTGTTGCCAGTGTTTATCTGATACAGTCCATGGTCACCGATGGTGGTCCGAGTCGTGGAAGCATTCAAAGAACCAAGCCAGTGTATCTCCTGTGGTTTGTTTTCACGTGTCTGAAGACGCCAGGGGAATGTGACAATTCCGGTGTCACCTCTTGTCACTACATTTTACTGCTGAAAATAAGAAAGATGTATTTTCCTGTCACTCAATGGATTCATAccctggaaaggaaagggggtggggaggacaaaGGCGGAGACGAGAAAAAGATGACAACCTTTGAATTTGAAAACCGGGGCCTGAGGTTTATCACATCCAGCATTTTGGGGGACGCTTGGTGGTTGATTCTGGACACAGAGTGTGGGGGTATGGAGAAGTTGGCTAGGAACCCAAAACAGGCTGTCCTCATACTTAGAAACAaacctggaggcatttccttcgTGCCCTCAGAAA contains these protein-coding regions:
- the Gdnf gene encoding glial cell line-derived neurotrophic factor isoform X2, whose amino-acid sequence is MGFGPLGVNVQLGVYGDRIRGAAVGRDSKMKLWDVVAVCLVLLHTASAFPLPAGKRLLEAPAEDHSLGHRRVPFALTSDSNMPEDYPDQFDDVMDFIQATIKRLKRSPDKQVAALPRRERNRQTAAASPENSRGKGRRGQRGKNRGCVLTAIHLNVTDLGLGYETKEELIFRYCSGSCESAETMYDKILKNLSRSRRLTSDKVGQACCRPVAFDDDLSFLDDNLVYHILRKHSAKRCGCI
- the Gdnf gene encoding glial cell line-derived neurotrophic factor isoform X3, coding for MGFGPLGVNVQLGVYGDRIRGAAVGRDSKMKLWDVVAVCLVLLHTASAFPLPAANMPEDYPDQFDDVMDFIQATIKRLKRSPDKQVAALPRRERNRQTAAASPENSRGKGRRGQRGKNRGCVLTAIHLNVTDLGLGYETKEELIFRYCSGSCESAETMYDKILKNLSRSRRLTSDKVGQACCRPVAFDDDLSFLDDNLVYHILRKHSAKRCGCI
- the Gdnf gene encoding glial cell line-derived neurotrophic factor isoform X1, producing MFEPARAAGTPELCGSVASQSPNPTAAEKTDAQGMENEFVSAAVGGAAVGRDSKMKLWDVVAVCLVLLHTASAFPLPAGKRLLEAPAEDHSLGHRRVPFALTSDSNMPEDYPDQFDDVMDFIQATIKRLKRSPDKQVAALPRRERNRQTAAASPENSRGKGRRGQRGKNRGCVLTAIHLNVTDLGLGYETKEELIFRYCSGSCESAETMYDKILKNLSRSRRLTSDKVGQACCRPVAFDDDLSFLDDNLVYHILRKHSAKRCGCI